One segment of bacterium DNA contains the following:
- a CDS encoding ABC transporter ATP-binding protein, whose translation MAGALLSVAHVSKSFGGVAAVRDVSIDVAGGEIRGLIGPNGSGKTTLLNLIGGQERPDRGDIRLDGHLTGTLAPDALAARGLARTFQLPRIFRSMTVLENLLVPAAADHRGDAGAFRRLVPGQRGAAGQAGHRRAHDLLRLVRLDGLAGAEARTLSGGQAMLLQLARCLAQEPLVLCLLDEPFAGVHPAIKDVMVNAIHEMNRTRGVTFLVVSHEMPTLGRLAGRVSVMHNGECIADGSLDRVAGDPKVIEAYLGTAGTGVAAGPM comes from the coding sequence GTGGCCGGCGCACTCCTCTCCGTGGCGCACGTCTCCAAGTCCTTCGGGGGCGTCGCCGCGGTCCGCGACGTTTCGATCGACGTGGCGGGCGGGGAGATCCGCGGACTGATCGGTCCGAACGGCTCCGGCAAGACCACGCTGCTCAATCTGATCGGCGGCCAGGAGCGGCCGGATCGCGGCGACATCCGCCTCGACGGGCACCTCACGGGCACCCTCGCGCCGGACGCGCTCGCGGCGCGCGGGCTTGCGCGCACGTTCCAGCTGCCGCGCATCTTTCGCTCGATGACGGTGCTCGAGAACCTCCTGGTCCCGGCCGCCGCGGACCACCGCGGCGACGCCGGCGCATTCCGCCGGCTAGTCCCGGGTCAGCGGGGCGCGGCCGGGCAGGCCGGGCACCGGCGCGCGCATGATTTGCTCCGTCTGGTGCGCCTCGACGGACTTGCCGGCGCGGAGGCGCGCACGCTGTCGGGCGGGCAGGCGATGCTGCTGCAGCTCGCGCGCTGCCTCGCGCAAGAGCCGCTCGTGCTGTGTCTGCTGGACGAGCCGTTCGCGGGCGTGCATCCGGCGATCAAAGATGTGATGGTGAACGCCATTCACGAGATGAATCGCACCCGGGGCGTGACGTTTCTTGTCGTCAGCCACGAGATGCCCACGCTCGGGCGCCTCGCCGGCCGCGTCTCGGTCATGCACAACGGCGAGTGCATTGCCGATGGATCCCTCGACCGCGTGGCCGGCGATCCGAAGGTGATCGAAGCGTACCTCGGGACGGCCGGGACCGGCGTGGCCGCGGGACCGATGTGA